Proteins from a single region of Methanotorris igneus Kol 5:
- the psmB gene encoding archaeal proteasome endopeptidase complex subunit beta, which yields MDERAKYMKGTTTVGLICDDAVVLATDKRATMGNLIADKEAKKLYKIDDYIAMTIAGSVGDAQALVRYVSAEAKLYKMRTGKNIPPLSCATLISNILHGNRMFPFLTQLIIGGYDLLYGPRLFSLDPIGGLNEESSFTATGSGSPTAYGILELEYSKDMTLKDGLNLAIKALISAMERDAFSGNGISLAYVNKEGVTILEDEEIEKMVKKIKRKRK from the coding sequence ATGGACGAAAGAGCAAAATACATGAAAGGGACTACAACAGTAGGTCTAATATGTGATGATGCAGTAGTCTTAGCAACAGACAAGAGAGCAACAATGGGGAATCTCATTGCCGACAAAGAAGCGAAAAAGTTATATAAGATAGACGATTATATAGCAATGACTATTGCAGGAAGTGTAGGGGATGCCCAAGCCCTTGTAAGATATGTTTCAGCAGAGGCAAAACTATATAAAATGAGAACTGGAAAAAATATCCCTCCATTATCATGTGCTACATTAATAAGCAATATTTTACACGGTAATAGAATGTTTCCTTTTTTAACACAACTTATTATTGGAGGTTATGATTTATTATATGGGCCAAGACTGTTCTCTCTTGACCCAATTGGAGGGTTAAATGAGGAAAGTTCATTTACAGCAACTGGTTCAGGTTCTCCAACTGCCTATGGTATTCTGGAGTTGGAGTATAGCAAAGACATGACACTGAAAGATGGCCTTAACTTGGCTATTAAAGCACTAATATCTGCTATGGAAAGAGATGCATTCTCTGGAAATGGTATTTCCCTTGCATACGTAAATAAAGAGGGAGTAACAATACTTGAAGATGAAGAAATTGAAAAAATGGTAAAAAAAATTAAAAGAAAGAGGAAA